In a single window of the Lodderomyces elongisporus chromosome 4, complete sequence genome:
- the ALG14 gene encoding UDP-N-acetylglucosamine transferase subunit (BUSCO:EOG092643QM) — translation MIISSLETFFCCAVVLTSIPITIALIRLIRILPCLRLSKSINTNKPLHLNSGKTLAKVSRSDSSIAVFLGSGGHTGEMMKMLSKLDLSSLQRTWIYSSGDTRSLDQVKSAEIQMKSIETTKSSSCDTQHSRSKVTYLSVPRARKVGQSYFTSVFTTVYSFIVASVVLFFNKPDILLVNGPGTCIPIAYILFFYKFMGLCATKIIYVESLARVNRLSLSGKLILPIADRFIVQWPQLSQVYARAEYYGILI, via the coding sequence ATGATTATCTCGAGTCTCGAAacattcttttgttgtgcCGTGGTTTTAACCTCAATACCTATCACTATAGCGCTAATCAGATTAATACGCATTCTACCATGTTTACGTCTACTGAAATCAATTAATACAAATAAACCACTACATCTCAACTCTGGTAAAACATTAGCCAAAGTTTCACGATCAGATTCGAGCATTGCCGTATTCCTAGGTTCTGGTGGTCACACGGGAgaaatgatgaagatgctTTCAAAACTCGATTTGCTGAGCCTACAAAGAACTTGGATATATTCATCTGGCGATACACGATCCTTGGACCAAGTTAAACTGGCAGAAATACAAATGAAACTGATAGAAACTACCAAGAGTAGTAGTTGTGATACACAACACTCTCGATCCAAAGTGACATATCTAAGTGTTCCACGAGCTAGAAAAGTGGGACAGTCATACTTCACATCGGTGTTTACTACAGTATATTCGTTCATCGTGGCATCGGTTGTgttatttttcaacaagCCTGATATTTTGCTCGTCAATGGACCCGGTACGTGCattcccatagcctacattttgtttttctatAAATTCATGGGCTTATGCGCCACCAAAATCATATATGTAGAGAGCTTGGCCAGAGTCAACCGATTGAGCCTTAGTGGGAAATTGATTTTACCCATCGCTGATAGGTTTATTGTACAGTGGCCACAATTAAGTCAAGTATACGCTAGAGCCGAATATTACGGTATTTTAATATAA